The Halosimplex litoreum genome has a window encoding:
- a CDS encoding bifunctional nuclease family protein codes for MATHEATVEGVGVGVGDDGPGHPVVLLRVREELVPIFVSADQAQSMQHALDGTPFERPLTHDLFVDMVAEFGAAIDRIRIDDLADGTFYAKVDTEQYGDEGRSEMVFDARPSDGIALALRVDCPIIVSDEVIDEAGRDPDELGFVDEEEARREHDIGEEGFDFGDDEDDPDFGDDDPF; via the coding sequence ATGGCAACACACGAGGCCACGGTCGAGGGCGTCGGCGTCGGCGTCGGCGACGACGGCCCGGGCCACCCGGTCGTCCTCCTGCGCGTCCGCGAGGAACTGGTCCCCATCTTCGTCAGCGCCGACCAGGCCCAGTCGATGCAACACGCCCTGGACGGGACGCCCTTCGAGCGACCGCTCACCCACGATCTGTTCGTCGACATGGTCGCCGAGTTCGGCGCGGCTATCGATCGCATCCGCATCGACGACCTGGCCGACGGTACCTTCTACGCGAAGGTCGACACCGAGCAGTACGGCGACGAGGGGCGTTCGGAGATGGTCTTCGACGCTCGCCCCAGCGACGGCATCGCGCTCGCGCTCCGCGTCGATTGCCCGATCATCGTCTCCGACGAGGTGATCGACGAGGCCGGCCGCGACCCCGACGAACTCGGCTTCGTCGACGAGGAGGAGGCCCGCCGCGAACACGACATCGGCGAGGAAGGATTCGACTTCGGCGACGACGAGGACGACCCCGACTTCGGCGACGACGACCCGTTCTGA